One region of Salvia miltiorrhiza cultivar Shanhuang (shh) chromosome 3, IMPLAD_Smil_shh, whole genome shotgun sequence genomic DNA includes:
- the LOC131016646 gene encoding ultraviolet-B receptor UVR8-like isoform X1 has protein sequence MNGGERKEDGANDDSEKQLEVLMCGYFPGVTAQRSPLTSPEIVRFPEAEASGDSWKDVCAGGCGFGMAISASGKLVTWGSSDDQGQSYFASGKHGEAPEVYPLPTADPILEAAASWAHCVSVTDKGEVYTWGWKECVPSIKITCTWNTLKNSDDQTVTRQNSTVTDQGIPQSHSLNSTTGSVLGPNDKISGDETLKRRKVDPQQDSEASTPADETHSMPPCPVSLDPGVRITSVAAGGRHTLALSDVGQVWGWGYGGEGQLGLGSRIKMVASPHLIPCIDPSSNGGESSGVNNEKSVGVAAEQKKSIGNYIKGIACGGRHSAVITDTGVLLAFGWGLYGQCGQGNTEDILRPTFVPSLRDFQIKAVAAGLWHTICICSDGRIYVFGGNQFGQLGLGTHQDQCEIVPRLVDASVLESKKAKIASSGARHSAVLTEDGKIFCWGWNKYGQLGLGDALDRNIPEEVMVKEDCTVKNIACGWWHTLLLCETSRSN, from the exons ATGAATGGAGGTGAGAGGAAGGAAGATGGAGCCAATGATGATAGTGAGAAGCAGTTAGAGGTGTTAATGTGCGGGTATTTTCCGGGGGTGACGGCGCAGAGATCGCCGTTGACTTCTCCGGAGATTGTGCGTTTCCCGGAGGCGGAGGCATCCGGGGATTCTTGGAAGGATGTCTGCGCCGGCGGATGCGGCTTCGGCATGGCGATTTCCG CCTCTGGGAAACTAGTTACTTGGGGTTCATCTGATGACCAAGGCCAGAGCTATTTCGCCTCAGGGAAGCATGGG GAGGCTCCAGAGGTGTATCCTCTTCCAACAGCTGATCCAATTCTGGAAGCTGCAGCCAGCTGGGCACACTGTGTTTCAGTAACAG ATAAAGGTGAAGTGTACACATGGGGTTGGAAGGAGTGTGTTCCATCTATAAAAATCACATGTACTTGGAACACTTTGAAAAACAGTGACGATCAAACTGTCACAAGACAAAATTCAACAGTAACTGACCAAG GGATTCCTCAATCTCATAGTTTGAACTCTACAACTGGATCAGTTTTGGGTCCAAATGACAAAATATCTGGAGATGAGACGCTGAAGCGGAGAAAAGTTGATCCTCAGCAAGACTCTGAAGCATCAACACCTGCAGATGAAACACATTCAATGCCTCCTTGTCCTGTAAGCCTGGATCCTGGGGTGAGGATCACCTCAGTTGCTGCAGGCGGGCGTCATACTCTAGCATTGTCAG ATGTGGGACAGGTGTGGGGTTGGGGCTATGGTGGAGAAGGCCAGCTTGGTCTGGGGTCTAGGATAAAAATGGTGGCATCTCCTCATCTTATACCTTGTATTGACCCATCATCGAATGGTGGAGAGAGCTCTGgtgtaaataatgaaaaaaGTGTTGGCGTGGCAGCCGAGCAAAAAAAATCCATAGGAAATTACATAAAGGGTATTGCATGTGGAGGCAGGCACAGTGCAGTGATAACAG ATACTGGTGTGCTTCTCGCCTTCGGCTGGGGTCTTTATGGGCAG TGTGGACAAGGGAATACTGAGGATATACTGCGACCAACGTTTGTGCCTTCTCTAAGGGATTTTCAGATCAAAGCTGTTGCAGCAGGACTTTGGCATACTATATGTATATGTTCTGATGGACGTATTTATGTCTTTGGTGGGAATCAGTTTGGCCAACTGGGTTTGGGAACACATCAAGATCAGTGCGAG ATTGTTCCTCGCCTCGTAGATGCTTCAGTTCTGGAGAGTAAGAAAGCCAAAATCGCATCCTCGGGGGCTCGTCACAGTGCTGTCCTAACAG AGGATGGTAAAATCTTCTGCTGGGGGTGGAACAAATACGGTCAG CTCGGTCTAGGAGATGCGTTGGACAGGAATATCCCAGAGGAGGTAATGGTCAAGGAAGATTGTACGGTGAAGAATATTGCGTGCGGTTGGTGGCACACACTATTGCTCTGTGAGACAAGTCGATCAAACTAG
- the LOC131016646 gene encoding ultraviolet-B receptor UVR8-like isoform X2 produces MNGGERKEDGANDDSEKQLEVLMCGYFPGVTAQRSPLTSPEIVRFPEAEASGDSWKDVCAGGCGFGMAISASGKLVTWGSSDDQGQSYFASGKHGEAPEVYPLPTADPILEAAASWAHCVSVTDKGEVYTWGWKECVPSIKITCTWNTLKNSDDQTVTRQNSTVTDQVLGPNDKISGDETLKRRKVDPQQDSEASTPADETHSMPPCPVSLDPGVRITSVAAGGRHTLALSDVGQVWGWGYGGEGQLGLGSRIKMVASPHLIPCIDPSSNGGESSGVNNEKSVGVAAEQKKSIGNYIKGIACGGRHSAVITDTGVLLAFGWGLYGQCGQGNTEDILRPTFVPSLRDFQIKAVAAGLWHTICICSDGRIYVFGGNQFGQLGLGTHQDQCEIVPRLVDASVLESKKAKIASSGARHSAVLTEDGKIFCWGWNKYGQLGLGDALDRNIPEEVMVKEDCTVKNIACGWWHTLLLCETSRSN; encoded by the exons ATGAATGGAGGTGAGAGGAAGGAAGATGGAGCCAATGATGATAGTGAGAAGCAGTTAGAGGTGTTAATGTGCGGGTATTTTCCGGGGGTGACGGCGCAGAGATCGCCGTTGACTTCTCCGGAGATTGTGCGTTTCCCGGAGGCGGAGGCATCCGGGGATTCTTGGAAGGATGTCTGCGCCGGCGGATGCGGCTTCGGCATGGCGATTTCCG CCTCTGGGAAACTAGTTACTTGGGGTTCATCTGATGACCAAGGCCAGAGCTATTTCGCCTCAGGGAAGCATGGG GAGGCTCCAGAGGTGTATCCTCTTCCAACAGCTGATCCAATTCTGGAAGCTGCAGCCAGCTGGGCACACTGTGTTTCAGTAACAG ATAAAGGTGAAGTGTACACATGGGGTTGGAAGGAGTGTGTTCCATCTATAAAAATCACATGTACTTGGAACACTTTGAAAAACAGTGACGATCAAACTGTCACAAGACAAAATTCAACAGTAACTGACCAAG TTTTGGGTCCAAATGACAAAATATCTGGAGATGAGACGCTGAAGCGGAGAAAAGTTGATCCTCAGCAAGACTCTGAAGCATCAACACCTGCAGATGAAACACATTCAATGCCTCCTTGTCCTGTAAGCCTGGATCCTGGGGTGAGGATCACCTCAGTTGCTGCAGGCGGGCGTCATACTCTAGCATTGTCAG ATGTGGGACAGGTGTGGGGTTGGGGCTATGGTGGAGAAGGCCAGCTTGGTCTGGGGTCTAGGATAAAAATGGTGGCATCTCCTCATCTTATACCTTGTATTGACCCATCATCGAATGGTGGAGAGAGCTCTGgtgtaaataatgaaaaaaGTGTTGGCGTGGCAGCCGAGCAAAAAAAATCCATAGGAAATTACATAAAGGGTATTGCATGTGGAGGCAGGCACAGTGCAGTGATAACAG ATACTGGTGTGCTTCTCGCCTTCGGCTGGGGTCTTTATGGGCAG TGTGGACAAGGGAATACTGAGGATATACTGCGACCAACGTTTGTGCCTTCTCTAAGGGATTTTCAGATCAAAGCTGTTGCAGCAGGACTTTGGCATACTATATGTATATGTTCTGATGGACGTATTTATGTCTTTGGTGGGAATCAGTTTGGCCAACTGGGTTTGGGAACACATCAAGATCAGTGCGAG ATTGTTCCTCGCCTCGTAGATGCTTCAGTTCTGGAGAGTAAGAAAGCCAAAATCGCATCCTCGGGGGCTCGTCACAGTGCTGTCCTAACAG AGGATGGTAAAATCTTCTGCTGGGGGTGGAACAAATACGGTCAG CTCGGTCTAGGAGATGCGTTGGACAGGAATATCCCAGAGGAGGTAATGGTCAAGGAAGATTGTACGGTGAAGAATATTGCGTGCGGTTGGTGGCACACACTATTGCTCTGTGAGACAAGTCGATCAAACTAG
- the LOC131016646 gene encoding uncharacterized protein LOC131016646 isoform X3 produces MNGGERKEDGANDDSEKQLEVLMCGYFPGVTAQRSPLTSPEIVRFPEAEASGDSWKDVCAGGCGFGMAISASGKLVTWGSSDDQGQSYFASGKHGEAPEVYPLPTADPILEAAASWAHCVSVTDKGEVYTWGWKECVPSIKITCTWNTLKNSDDQTVTRQNSTVTDQGIPQSHSLNSTTGSVLGPNDKISGDETLKRRKVDPQQDSEASTPADETHSMPPCPVSLDPGVRITSVAAGGRHTLALSDVGQVWGWGYGGEGQLGLGSRIKMVASPHLIPCIDPSSNGGESSGVNNEKSVGVAAEQKKSIGNYIKGIACGGRHSAVITDTGVLLAFGWGLYGQCGQGNTEDILRPTFVPSLRDFQIKAVAAGLWHTICICSDGRIYVFGGNQFGQLGLGTHQDQCEIVPRLVDASVLESKKAKIASSGARHSAVLTARSRRCVGQEYPRGGNGQGRLYGEEYCVRLVAHTIAL; encoded by the exons ATGAATGGAGGTGAGAGGAAGGAAGATGGAGCCAATGATGATAGTGAGAAGCAGTTAGAGGTGTTAATGTGCGGGTATTTTCCGGGGGTGACGGCGCAGAGATCGCCGTTGACTTCTCCGGAGATTGTGCGTTTCCCGGAGGCGGAGGCATCCGGGGATTCTTGGAAGGATGTCTGCGCCGGCGGATGCGGCTTCGGCATGGCGATTTCCG CCTCTGGGAAACTAGTTACTTGGGGTTCATCTGATGACCAAGGCCAGAGCTATTTCGCCTCAGGGAAGCATGGG GAGGCTCCAGAGGTGTATCCTCTTCCAACAGCTGATCCAATTCTGGAAGCTGCAGCCAGCTGGGCACACTGTGTTTCAGTAACAG ATAAAGGTGAAGTGTACACATGGGGTTGGAAGGAGTGTGTTCCATCTATAAAAATCACATGTACTTGGAACACTTTGAAAAACAGTGACGATCAAACTGTCACAAGACAAAATTCAACAGTAACTGACCAAG GGATTCCTCAATCTCATAGTTTGAACTCTACAACTGGATCAGTTTTGGGTCCAAATGACAAAATATCTGGAGATGAGACGCTGAAGCGGAGAAAAGTTGATCCTCAGCAAGACTCTGAAGCATCAACACCTGCAGATGAAACACATTCAATGCCTCCTTGTCCTGTAAGCCTGGATCCTGGGGTGAGGATCACCTCAGTTGCTGCAGGCGGGCGTCATACTCTAGCATTGTCAG ATGTGGGACAGGTGTGGGGTTGGGGCTATGGTGGAGAAGGCCAGCTTGGTCTGGGGTCTAGGATAAAAATGGTGGCATCTCCTCATCTTATACCTTGTATTGACCCATCATCGAATGGTGGAGAGAGCTCTGgtgtaaataatgaaaaaaGTGTTGGCGTGGCAGCCGAGCAAAAAAAATCCATAGGAAATTACATAAAGGGTATTGCATGTGGAGGCAGGCACAGTGCAGTGATAACAG ATACTGGTGTGCTTCTCGCCTTCGGCTGGGGTCTTTATGGGCAG TGTGGACAAGGGAATACTGAGGATATACTGCGACCAACGTTTGTGCCTTCTCTAAGGGATTTTCAGATCAAAGCTGTTGCAGCAGGACTTTGGCATACTATATGTATATGTTCTGATGGACGTATTTATGTCTTTGGTGGGAATCAGTTTGGCCAACTGGGTTTGGGAACACATCAAGATCAGTGCGAG ATTGTTCCTCGCCTCGTAGATGCTTCAGTTCTGGAGAGTAAGAAAGCCAAAATCGCATCCTCGGGGGCTCGTCACAGTGCTGTCCTAACAG CTCGGTCTAGGAGATGCGTTGGACAGGAATATCCCAGAGGAGGTAATGGTCAAGGAAGATTGTACGGTGAAGAATATTGCGTGCGGTTGGTGGCACACACTATTGCTCTGTGA